The Amycolatopsis mongoliensis genome includes a window with the following:
- the nrfD gene encoding NrfD/PsrC family molybdoenzyme membrane anchor subunit: MSPRRERAMVEPAEFRSYYGRPILKEPAWKQPDVPLYLFLGGAAGVSAMTAALADVTGRAGLARVGRLVASGGSIASVAALVHDLGKPLRFLHMLRVLKPTSPLSVGSWILSPFSALAAVSAASEVTGLLPRIGRLAGAGAGLLGPPMCTYTAVLLADTATPSWHEAHGTLPVLFAGSALTSGAGAALLAAPAGEVGPAVRAGLAGAVAELVAEHHLETGLGLASEPYRTGRAGKLLKAAKALTVAGAGLSLMAQRNRAAGVLAGAAYLASGLCTRFGVYAAGVESAKDPKYVVIPQRERIARRSEGR; this comes from the coding sequence ATGAGCCCGCGCCGCGAACGGGCGATGGTCGAGCCCGCCGAGTTCCGCTCCTACTACGGCCGGCCGATCCTCAAGGAACCGGCCTGGAAGCAGCCGGACGTGCCGCTGTACCTGTTCCTCGGCGGCGCGGCGGGCGTGTCGGCGATGACGGCGGCGCTCGCCGACGTCACCGGCCGGGCAGGCCTGGCCCGCGTGGGCCGGCTGGTGGCGTCCGGCGGATCGATCGCCAGCGTCGCCGCGCTGGTCCACGACCTGGGGAAGCCGTTGCGGTTCCTGCACATGCTGCGGGTGCTGAAGCCGACGTCGCCGCTTTCGGTCGGGTCGTGGATCCTCTCGCCGTTCTCGGCGCTGGCCGCGGTGTCGGCGGCGTCCGAGGTGACCGGCCTGCTGCCGCGGATCGGCCGCCTGGCCGGGGCGGGCGCGGGCCTGCTCGGCCCGCCGATGTGCACCTACACCGCGGTGCTGCTGGCGGACACGGCGACACCGTCGTGGCACGAAGCCCACGGCACGCTCCCGGTGCTGTTCGCCGGCAGCGCGCTGACCAGCGGTGCGGGCGCGGCTCTGCTGGCGGCTCCCGCGGGCGAGGTCGGCCCGGCCGTGCGGGCGGGGCTGGCCGGGGCGGTCGCCGAACTGGTGGCCGAGCACCACCTGGAGACCGGGCTGGGCCTGGCGTCGGAGCCGTACCGGACCGGCCGCGCGGGCAAGCTGCTGAAGGCGGCCAAGGCGCTGACCGTGGCCGGCGCGGGGCTTTCCCTGATGGCGCAGCGGAACCGGGCGGCGGGGGTACTGGCCGGAGCGGCGTACCTGGCTTCGGGACTGTGCACGCGGTTCGGCGTCTACGCCGCGGGGGTGGAGTCCGCAAAGGACCCGAAGTACGTCGTGATCCCGCAGCGGGAGCGGATCGCGCGGCGGTCGGAAGGACGCTGA
- a CDS encoding 4Fe-4S dicluster domain-containing protein yields MAEYGTQPRMGFFTDTSVCIGCKACEVACKEWNGVPEAGGLDLLGMSYDNTGALGSNTWRHVAFVEQPKPAESTVDLGMPDVGAPGQDDPGVRWLMSSDVCKHCTHAACLDVCPTGSLFRTEFGTVVVQQDICNGCGYCVPACPYGVIEKRESDGRAFKCTLCYDRLGAGMEPACAKACPTDSIQFGELDELRERADERVRTLHDSGVPEARLYGHDPEDGVGGDGAFFLLLDEPEVYGLPPDPVVTTRDLPAMWRRATVAAVGAAAVVVASFLGRRR; encoded by the coding sequence ATGGCTGAGTACGGCACCCAGCCCCGGATGGGGTTCTTCACCGACACGTCGGTGTGCATCGGCTGCAAGGCCTGCGAAGTCGCGTGCAAGGAGTGGAACGGCGTGCCCGAGGCGGGCGGGCTCGACCTCCTGGGCATGTCCTACGACAACACCGGCGCCCTGGGCTCGAACACCTGGCGGCACGTCGCCTTCGTCGAGCAGCCGAAGCCCGCCGAGTCCACTGTGGACCTCGGGATGCCGGACGTCGGCGCGCCGGGGCAGGACGACCCCGGCGTGCGCTGGCTGATGTCGAGCGACGTCTGCAAGCACTGCACGCACGCCGCGTGCCTCGACGTCTGCCCGACCGGCTCGCTGTTCCGCACCGAGTTCGGCACCGTCGTCGTGCAGCAGGACATCTGCAACGGCTGCGGCTACTGCGTGCCGGCGTGCCCCTACGGCGTCATCGAAAAGCGCGAGTCGGACGGCCGGGCCTTCAAGTGCACGCTGTGCTACGACCGGCTCGGCGCGGGCATGGAACCGGCCTGTGCCAAGGCGTGCCCGACCGATTCCATCCAGTTCGGCGAGCTGGACGAACTCCGGGAGCGAGCCGACGAGCGGGTGCGGACGCTGCACGACTCCGGGGTCCCGGAGGCCCGGCTCTACGGCCACGACCCCGAGGACGGCGTCGGCGGCGACGGCGCGTTCTTCCTGCTGCTGGACGAACCGGAGGTCTACGGGCTCCCACCGGATCCGGTGGTCACGACCCGGGACCTGCCCGCGATGTGGCGGCGGGCCACGGTGGCGGCCGTCGGCGCGGCCGCCGTGGTCGTGGCGTCCTTCCTGGGGCGGCGGCGATGA
- the fdh gene encoding formate dehydrogenase gives MGVRRWIESWPVYRQLTGPDRTARAAAAKSDGSEKWHARTDDADQVVKSICPFCAVGCGQNVYVKDGRVTQIEGDPDSPISRGRLCPKGSASKQLVTSPSRVTEVLYRRPHGTDWERLPLDTAMEMIADRVLKTRVETWQDVDDQGRKLNRTLGFASLGGATLDNEENYLMKKLYTALGAIQIENQARIUHSATVPGLGTSFGRGGATTFQQDLANADCIVIQGSNMAECHPVGFQWVMEAKARGAKIIHVDPRFTRTSAVSHVHAALRAGTDIAFLGGLINYVLSGEKDFREYVLAYTNAAAILREDFADTEDLDGLFSGYDPEQRKYDMASWEYEGAPTLPATGSTDPEQPGEPGSEQHGGEAHQQSARADTYGSGGAAIGGKPKRDETLQHPRCVFQVLKRHFARYTPEMVADVCGLPAEQFLEIAEAVTANSGRDRTTAWVYSVGWTHHTVGSQYIRTASILQTLLGNIGRPGGGILALRGHASIQGSTDIPTLFNLLPGYIPMPHAHQHQSLDEFVEADAGKTGFWGNMRSYTVSLLKSYWGESAQPHNDFRFGYLPRLTGDHGTYATVQKQIEGECKGYFLVGENPAVGSANGKFQRLGLANLDWLVVRDLQMIESATFWKDGPEIETGELKPEEVGTEVFFLPAAAHTEKDGSFTNTQRLLQWHHKAVEPPGDARSDLWFYYHLGRLIRERIGDDPRDAPIRDLTWSYPVEGPTDDPSAESVLAEINGHGQDGPLSAYTQLKDDGSTACGCWIYCGVRAGGKNQAANRQPGAEQDWIANGWAWAWPANRRILYNRASADPDGNPWSERKKLLSWDADQGKWVGPDVPDFEPTKAPDHVPPEGAKAQDALGGRDPFIMQTDGKAWLYVPAGLADGPLPAHYEPFESPVENALYGQQESPTRQTLVSPANPYNPARSPVYPYVFTTYRLTEHHTAGGMSRTLPYLAELQPEFFCEVSPALAAERGLEHGGWATIISARTAIEARVLVTDRVKPLKVRGRTIHQVGLPYHWGPNGLSRGDSANDLLSVVMDPNVHIQESKAATCDIRAGRRPRGAALPAMVEEYRRRADG, from the coding sequence ATGGGTGTGCGTCGGTGGATCGAAAGCTGGCCGGTGTACCGGCAGCTGACCGGTCCCGACCGGACAGCGCGCGCAGCGGCGGCCAAATCGGATGGTTCGGAGAAATGGCACGCCCGCACCGACGACGCCGACCAGGTGGTCAAATCCATCTGCCCGTTCTGCGCCGTCGGCTGCGGCCAGAACGTCTACGTCAAGGACGGCCGCGTCACGCAGATCGAGGGCGACCCCGACTCGCCGATCTCCCGCGGCCGGCTGTGCCCGAAGGGCTCGGCCAGCAAGCAGCTCGTGACCAGCCCGAGCCGCGTCACCGAGGTCCTCTACCGGCGTCCGCACGGCACCGACTGGGAGCGCCTGCCCCTCGACACGGCGATGGAGATGATCGCCGACCGGGTCCTGAAGACCCGCGTCGAGACGTGGCAGGACGTCGACGACCAGGGTCGCAAGCTCAACCGCACGCTCGGCTTCGCCAGCCTGGGCGGCGCGACGCTGGACAACGAAGAGAACTACCTGATGAAGAAGCTGTACACCGCGCTCGGCGCGATCCAGATCGAAAACCAGGCGCGTATTTGACACTCCGCCACGGTTCCCGGTCTGGGGACCTCCTTCGGTCGTGGAGGCGCCACGACGTTCCAGCAAGACCTCGCCAACGCCGACTGCATCGTCATCCAGGGCTCGAACATGGCCGAGTGTCACCCGGTCGGGTTCCAGTGGGTGATGGAGGCGAAGGCTCGCGGCGCGAAGATCATCCACGTCGACCCGCGGTTCACCCGCACCAGCGCGGTCTCGCACGTCCACGCGGCGTTGCGCGCCGGGACGGACATCGCGTTCCTCGGCGGCCTGATCAACTACGTCCTTTCCGGAGAAAAGGACTTCCGCGAGTACGTGCTCGCCTACACGAACGCGGCCGCCATCCTGCGTGAGGACTTCGCCGACACCGAGGACCTCGACGGGCTGTTCTCCGGCTACGATCCGGAGCAGCGCAAGTACGACATGGCGTCGTGGGAGTACGAAGGCGCGCCGACGCTGCCCGCGACCGGGTCCACCGATCCGGAGCAGCCGGGCGAGCCGGGGTCCGAGCAGCACGGCGGCGAGGCGCACCAGCAGTCGGCCCGCGCCGACACCTACGGCAGCGGCGGCGCCGCGATCGGGGGCAAGCCGAAGCGGGATGAGACCCTGCAGCACCCGCGGTGCGTCTTCCAGGTGCTCAAGCGCCACTTCGCCCGCTACACGCCCGAAATGGTCGCGGACGTCTGCGGCCTGCCGGCCGAGCAGTTCCTCGAGATCGCCGAGGCGGTCACCGCCAACTCCGGCCGCGACCGGACGACGGCGTGGGTGTACTCGGTCGGCTGGACGCACCACACGGTCGGCTCGCAGTACATCCGCACGGCGTCGATCCTGCAGACCCTGCTCGGCAACATCGGCCGTCCCGGCGGCGGCATCCTCGCGCTGCGGGGGCACGCCAGCATCCAGGGCTCCACCGACATCCCGACGTTGTTCAACCTGCTGCCCGGCTACATCCCGATGCCGCACGCCCACCAGCACCAGAGCCTCGACGAGTTCGTCGAAGCCGACGCGGGGAAGACCGGGTTCTGGGGCAACATGCGCTCCTACACCGTCAGCCTGCTCAAGTCGTACTGGGGCGAGTCCGCGCAGCCGCACAACGACTTCCGGTTCGGCTACCTGCCCCGGCTGACCGGTGACCACGGCACGTACGCGACCGTGCAGAAGCAGATCGAGGGCGAGTGCAAGGGGTACTTCCTGGTCGGGGAGAACCCGGCGGTCGGCTCGGCCAACGGCAAGTTCCAGCGGCTCGGCCTGGCCAACCTCGACTGGCTCGTCGTGCGCGACCTGCAGATGATCGAGAGCGCGACCTTCTGGAAGGACGGCCCGGAGATCGAGACCGGCGAGCTGAAGCCGGAGGAGGTCGGCACCGAGGTCTTCTTCCTGCCCGCCGCCGCGCACACCGAGAAGGACGGCAGCTTCACCAACACCCAGCGCCTGCTGCAGTGGCACCACAAGGCCGTCGAACCGCCCGGCGACGCCCGCAGCGACCTGTGGTTCTACTACCACCTGGGCCGGCTCATCCGGGAGCGGATCGGCGATGACCCGCGCGACGCACCGATCCGTGACCTGACCTGGAGCTACCCGGTCGAAGGTCCGACCGACGACCCGAGCGCGGAGTCCGTGCTCGCCGAGATCAACGGCCACGGCCAGGACGGCCCGCTCTCGGCGTACACGCAGCTCAAGGACGACGGCTCGACCGCCTGCGGCTGCTGGATCTACTGCGGTGTCCGCGCCGGCGGCAAGAACCAGGCGGCGAACCGGCAGCCGGGCGCCGAGCAGGACTGGATCGCGAACGGCTGGGCCTGGGCGTGGCCGGCGAACCGGCGGATCCTCTACAACCGCGCGTCTGCGGATCCCGACGGAAATCCGTGGAGCGAGCGGAAGAAGCTGCTCAGCTGGGACGCGGACCAGGGCAAGTGGGTCGGGCCGGACGTCCCGGACTTCGAGCCCACGAAGGCGCCGGACCACGTGCCGCCCGAGGGCGCCAAGGCACAGGATGCGCTCGGCGGCCGCGACCCGTTCATCATGCAGACCGACGGCAAAGCGTGGCTGTACGTCCCGGCCGGCCTGGCCGACGGCCCGCTGCCCGCGCACTACGAGCCGTTCGAAAGCCCGGTGGAGAACGCGCTCTACGGCCAGCAGGAGTCGCCGACCCGCCAGACCCTCGTCAGCCCGGCCAACCCGTACAACCCGGCGCGCAGCCCGGTGTACCCGTACGTCTTCACGACCTACCGGCTCACCGAGCACCACACCGCGGGCGGGATGAGCCGGACGCTGCCCTACCTGGCGGAGCTGCAGCCGGAGTTCTTCTGCGAGGTGTCGCCGGCCCTGGCGGCCGAACGCGGACTCGAGCACGGCGGCTGGGCGACGATCATCTCCGCGCGGACGGCGATCGAGGCGCGCGTCCTCGTGACCGACCGCGTGAAGCCGCTGAAGGTCCGCGGCCGGACGATCCACCAGGTCGGCCTGCCCTACCACTGGGGCCCGAACGGCCTCTCCCGCGGCGACTCGGCCAACGACCTCCTGTCGGTCGTGATGGACCCGAACGTGCACATCCAGGAGTCGAAGGCGGCCACCTGTGACATCCGGGCCGGACGGCGCCCGCGCGGCGCCGCTCTACCGGCCATGGTCGAGGAGTACCGGAGGCGAGCCGATGGCTGA
- the selB gene encoding selenocysteine-specific translation elongation factor gives MRVIVTAGHVDHGKSTLVRRLTGMEPDRWAEERRRGLTIDLGFAWTRIGDEDIAFVDVPGHERFVPNMLAGAGPAPAVLFVVAADEGWMPQSAEHLAALDAFGVRRGLLVVTKADRADPAAATEAASQEIGRTSLGAVPSVAVSGSTGAGFDELRSAIAALAGRLPAPDPDADVRLWIDRAFTVSGAGTVVTGTLAAGTIAVGDELLLGDARVKVRGLQALGEPHDRVPAVARVAVNLRGTAHADVGRGDVLLTPGRWHATAEFDVRLRDADVHRNLVLHFGTAAVPVRVRPLGTDTARLTTAAPLPLRVGDRGLLRDPGEHRIAAGFDVLDVRPPPLARRGAARARGAELTDADLARTYLRRNGFVRAADFAVLGLPETGDRVGGWRVDPARFAGLRAEAAAIVRGWDAVAAGVPVEALRQRLGLPAPELVGPLLAGTGLDVAGGLVRRPGGLTPSVEKALATVAKRLAEHPFRAPEADELRALGLGRRELAAAVRLGRLTAVAEGVVLGPDVEERAVTQLRSLPQPFTVSEARRALDSTRRVMIPLLERLDAAGLTEPLGDGTRRTS, from the coding sequence ATGCGGGTGATCGTCACGGCCGGGCACGTCGACCACGGCAAGTCGACCCTCGTGCGCCGGCTGACCGGGATGGAGCCGGACCGGTGGGCCGAGGAACGCCGCCGCGGGCTCACCATCGACCTCGGGTTCGCCTGGACGCGGATCGGGGATGAGGACATCGCGTTCGTGGACGTCCCGGGCCACGAGCGGTTCGTGCCGAACATGCTGGCGGGCGCCGGGCCCGCGCCGGCGGTGCTGTTCGTGGTCGCGGCCGACGAGGGCTGGATGCCGCAGTCGGCCGAGCACCTCGCCGCGCTCGACGCGTTCGGCGTCCGGCGCGGGCTGCTGGTCGTCACCAAGGCCGACCGGGCCGACCCGGCGGCCGCTACCGAGGCCGCTTCGCAGGAGATCGGCCGCACGTCGCTGGGCGCGGTGCCGAGCGTCGCCGTCAGCGGCAGCACCGGCGCGGGGTTCGACGAGCTGCGATCGGCGATCGCCGCGCTGGCCGGCAGGCTGCCCGCGCCCGATCCGGACGCCGACGTCCGGCTGTGGATCGACCGGGCGTTCACCGTTTCGGGAGCGGGCACGGTCGTCACGGGCACCCTCGCCGCGGGGACGATCGCCGTCGGCGACGAGCTGCTGCTCGGGGACGCGCGGGTGAAGGTCCGCGGCCTGCAGGCGCTCGGGGAGCCGCACGACCGGGTGCCGGCGGTGGCCCGGGTGGCGGTCAACCTCCGCGGCACCGCGCACGCCGACGTCGGCCGCGGCGACGTCCTGCTCACGCCGGGCCGATGGCACGCGACGGCCGAGTTCGACGTCCGGCTGCGCGACGCGGACGTCCACCGCAACCTCGTGCTGCACTTCGGCACGGCGGCGGTGCCGGTGCGCGTCCGTCCACTGGGGACGGACACGGCACGGCTCACGACGGCTGCCCCGCTGCCGCTGCGGGTGGGAGACCGCGGGCTGCTGCGCGACCCCGGTGAACACCGGATCGCCGCCGGGTTCGACGTGCTCGACGTCCGGCCGCCTCCGTTGGCGCGCCGTGGTGCGGCGCGGGCGAGAGGCGCCGAGCTGACCGACGCGGATCTCGCGCGGACCTACCTGCGTCGCAACGGCTTCGTGCGGGCCGCGGACTTCGCGGTGCTGGGGCTGCCCGAGACGGGTGACCGGGTGGGCGGCTGGCGCGTCGACCCGGCCCGGTTCGCCGGGCTGCGCGCCGAGGCCGCAGCGATCGTGCGCGGCTGGGACGCGGTGGCGGCCGGGGTGCCGGTGGAGGCACTGCGGCAGCGGCTCGGCCTGCCCGCGCCGGAACTGGTCGGCCCGCTGCTGGCGGGCACCGGCCTGGACGTGGCGGGCGGGCTCGTGCGCCGGCCGGGCGGCCTGACGCCGTCGGTCGAGAAGGCGCTGGCGACGGTGGCGAAGCGGCTCGCCGAGCACCCGTTCCGCGCCCCGGAGGCGGACGAGCTGCGGGCGCTGGGCCTGGGCCGCCGCGAGCTGGCGGCAGCTGTCCGCCTGGGCCGGCTGACGGCGGTCGCGGAGGGCGTGGTGCTGGGACCGGACGTCGAGGAGCGCGCGGTCACGCAGCTGCGCTCGCTGCCCCAGCCGTTCACGGTGTCGGAGGCGCGGCGGGCGCTCGACAGCACCCGCCGGGTGATGATCCCGCTGCTGGAACGCCTCGACGCGGCGGGCTTGACCGAACCGCTGGGCGACGGAACCCGCCGCACGAGCTGA
- the selA gene encoding L-seryl-tRNA(Sec) selenium transferase — protein sequence MPDPRRAIPRTDAVLAEPRIAEFAGTLGRDLVKAAIQDAQKAARAGEIAAADVVDVVLSRLPASAASLRPVVNATGVVVHTNLGRAPLSAAALDALVAAGGATDVEFDLATGERARRGRGALAALAAAVPDAGAVHVVNNNAAALLLCALALAPGREIVVSRGELVEIGDGFRIPDLLASAGARLREVGTTNRTSVGDYARAVGPETGFVLKVHPSNYRVTGFTSEAALGELAGLGVPLVADIGSGLLTPHPLLPDEPDATSALRAGATVVTASGDKLLGGPQAGVLFGDADVVERLRRHPAARALRVDKLTLAALEATLRGPEPPVRRALDASVADLRQRAEALVRALDGVDARVASSVSAVGGGGAPGVELPSAAVSLPARYAVALRTGEPAVVGRVERDRCLLDLRTVRPEEDAKLLEAVRRCG from the coding sequence ATGCCTGACCCGCGCCGCGCGATCCCGCGGACCGACGCGGTCCTGGCCGAGCCTCGGATCGCCGAGTTCGCCGGGACACTCGGCCGGGACCTGGTGAAGGCGGCGATCCAGGACGCCCAGAAGGCCGCGCGAGCCGGTGAGATCGCCGCGGCCGACGTCGTCGACGTCGTGCTCTCGCGGCTCCCGGCGAGCGCGGCGTCGCTGCGGCCGGTGGTCAACGCGACCGGGGTCGTCGTGCACACCAACCTCGGCCGGGCCCCGCTGTCCGCGGCCGCGCTCGACGCCCTGGTGGCGGCCGGTGGCGCCACCGACGTCGAGTTCGACCTGGCGACCGGCGAGCGGGCCCGGCGCGGGCGGGGTGCCCTCGCGGCGCTGGCCGCGGCCGTCCCGGACGCCGGCGCCGTGCACGTCGTCAACAACAACGCGGCCGCCCTGCTGCTCTGCGCGCTCGCGCTGGCCCCGGGCCGGGAGATCGTCGTCAGCCGGGGCGAGCTCGTCGAGATCGGGGACGGCTTCCGCATCCCGGACCTCCTGGCGTCGGCCGGCGCCCGGCTGCGCGAGGTCGGCACGACGAACCGGACGTCGGTCGGCGACTACGCCCGCGCCGTCGGTCCGGAGACCGGCTTCGTGCTGAAGGTGCACCCGTCGAACTACCGGGTCACCGGCTTCACGTCGGAAGCGGCGCTCGGCGAGCTGGCCGGCCTCGGGGTACCCCTGGTCGCCGACATCGGTTCCGGCCTGCTGACGCCGCACCCGCTCCTGCCGGACGAACCGGATGCCACGAGCGCGCTGCGGGCGGGTGCCACGGTCGTCACGGCCAGCGGCGACAAGCTGCTCGGCGGTCCGCAGGCCGGCGTCCTGTTCGGCGACGCCGACGTCGTCGAACGGCTGCGGCGGCACCCGGCCGCGCGGGCGTTGCGCGTCGACAAGCTCACGCTGGCCGCGCTCGAAGCGACCCTTCGCGGGCCGGAACCGCCCGTGCGCCGGGCCCTCGACGCGTCCGTCGCGGACCTCCGGCAGCGGGCGGAGGCCCTGGTCCGGGCCCTGGACGGCGTCGACGCCCGGGTGGCCTCGTCCGTGTCGGCCGTCGGCGGCGGGGGAGCACCCGGGGTCGAGCTGCCGAGCGCCGCGGTGAGCCTGCCCGCCCGGTACGCCGTCGCGCTGCGGACGGGCGAGCCCGCCGTCGTCGGCCGGGTCGAGCGGGACCGGTGCCTGCTCGACCTGCGGACCGTGCGCCCGGAAGAGGACGCGAAGCTCCTGGAAGCCGTCCGCCGATGCGGGTGA
- the selD gene encoding selenide, water dikinase SelD: MALRLTQYAHGGGCACKIPPGELEEAVRGLTGSTPIDPAGELLVGLDTGDDAAAVRISGSVALIATTDFFTPVVDDAYDWGRIAAANALSDVYAMGGTPVVAVNLLGWPRETLPFELAGEVLRGGLDVCGQAGCHLAGGHSIDDPEPKYGLAVTGVADPSRLLRNDAGRAGVPLTLTKPLGTGVLNSRHKATGERFAQAIDVMTTLNDAAARAALAAGAVCATDVTGFGLLGHLHKLARASGVTARLDPAAVPYLDGAREALLAGYVSGGTRRNLDWVRPHVDLSRISPDEALLLADAQTSGGLLVAGELPGHPVIGELVPRGDHTIVVG; the protein is encoded by the coding sequence GTGGCGCTCCGACTGACCCAATACGCGCACGGCGGCGGCTGTGCGTGCAAGATCCCGCCCGGCGAACTCGAGGAGGCCGTCCGCGGCCTCACCGGCAGCACCCCCATCGACCCGGCCGGCGAGCTGCTCGTCGGTCTCGACACCGGCGACGACGCGGCCGCGGTCCGGATCTCCGGGTCGGTCGCACTCATCGCGACCACCGACTTCTTCACCCCGGTCGTCGACGACGCCTACGACTGGGGCCGGATCGCCGCGGCCAACGCGCTTTCCGACGTCTACGCCATGGGCGGCACGCCGGTGGTGGCGGTCAACCTGCTCGGCTGGCCGCGGGAGACGCTGCCGTTCGAGCTGGCGGGCGAGGTGCTGCGCGGCGGGCTCGACGTCTGCGGCCAGGCAGGCTGCCACCTGGCCGGCGGGCACAGCATCGACGACCCGGAGCCGAAGTACGGGCTGGCCGTCACCGGCGTCGCGGATCCTTCGCGGCTGCTGCGCAACGACGCCGGCCGCGCGGGGGTGCCGCTGACGTTGACCAAGCCGCTCGGCACCGGCGTGCTGAACTCGCGGCACAAGGCCACCGGGGAGCGGTTCGCGCAGGCGATCGACGTCATGACGACGCTGAACGACGCCGCCGCCCGCGCCGCGCTCGCCGCCGGGGCCGTCTGCGCCACCGACGTCACCGGCTTCGGCCTGCTCGGCCACCTGCACAAGCTGGCCAGGGCCAGCGGTGTCACCGCCCGCCTCGACCCGGCGGCCGTGCCCTACCTCGACGGCGCGCGCGAGGCGCTGCTCGCCGGGTACGTCAGCGGCGGCACGCGCCGCAACCTCGACTGGGTGCGCCCGCACGTGGACCTGTCCCGGATCTCGCCGGACGAGGCCCTGCTGCTGGCCGACGCGCAGACGTCCGGCGGCCTGCTGGTCGCCGGGGAGCTGCCCGGGCACCCGGTGATCGGGGAGCTCGTGCCGCGCGGGGACCACACGATCGTCGTGGGGTGA
- a CDS encoding DUF2795 domain-containing protein has product MPAPDRSSLEQHLAETEYPCGREELLRRAAAAGGGDSVLGPLGGLPGGDRYDDFDAVWEAVSAKHVGGAR; this is encoded by the coding sequence ATGCCTGCACCGGACCGATCCAGCCTCGAACAGCACCTGGCCGAGACCGAATACCCGTGCGGCCGCGAGGAGCTCCTGCGGCGCGCGGCCGCGGCCGGCGGCGGCGACTCCGTGCTCGGCCCCCTCGGCGGCCTGCCCGGCGGCGACCGGTACGACGACTTCGACGCCGTGTGGGAGGCGGTGTCGGCGAAGCACGTCGGCGGGGCGCGCTAA
- a CDS encoding isochorismatase family protein, producing the protein MTTLTDRPNTALLIVDVQNGVMEGAHDRSTVLANLVALVEKARSGGTEVVWVQHTSSELPRGSEVWEYVPELVRREPEPLVHKEYGDSFEDTDLESVLAARGIGKLVVAGAQTDACIRSTLHGAITRGYDATLVADAHTTEDLTAYGAPEPGAVIAHTNLYWQYHTAPGRTAGTVQTAEVEFGVTAPA; encoded by the coding sequence ATGACGACATTGACCGACCGTCCGAACACCGCCTTGCTGATCGTCGACGTGCAGAACGGCGTGATGGAGGGGGCGCACGACCGTTCGACCGTCCTCGCGAACCTCGTCGCCCTGGTCGAGAAGGCGCGCTCGGGCGGGACCGAGGTGGTGTGGGTGCAGCACACGAGTTCGGAGCTCCCGCGCGGGAGTGAGGTGTGGGAGTACGTGCCGGAGCTGGTGCGCCGCGAGCCGGAACCGTTGGTGCACAAGGAGTACGGCGATTCGTTCGAGGACACCGACCTGGAGTCGGTGCTGGCGGCGCGCGGCATCGGCAAGCTGGTGGTGGCGGGAGCCCAGACGGACGCGTGCATCAGGTCCACCCTCCACGGCGCGATCACCCGCGGCTACGACGCGACCTTGGTGGCCGACGCGCACACGACGGAGGACCTGACGGCGTACGGGGCCCCAGAGCCGGGGGCGGTCATCGCGCACACGAACCTGTACTGGCAGTACCACACGGCGCCGGGCCGGACCGCGGGGACGGTGCAGACGGCGGAGGTCGAGTTCGGGGTGACGGCACCGGCCTGA
- a CDS encoding serine hydrolase yields the protein MSAEGLVRRLRAELDEGGLRGSFLVRDLRSGHELGIDPDRVYPIASLVKVPLAAATLERIRRGELDGATQLEVEPGGVTTPGPIGLTRFRHPARIAVDDLLYLSTALSDGVAADVLFGLTPADSVLRTLEGWGLRGIAVRHLMADLVDTPAERFDAGEVDLAHALAIGAGTAGQGHRLAQLDVTRANAASARGVLELLQALWTPSKIDPSVAAGVRELMAHNVIRHRLTPDFASDAARWSSKTGTLLNLRHEAGVVEHADGRVFGVVALTESRVPAVLQPEADVLMARVARALRDHLRGE from the coding sequence ATGAGCGCGGAAGGGCTGGTCCGGCGGCTGCGGGCGGAGCTGGACGAAGGCGGGCTGCGCGGGTCGTTCCTGGTCCGCGACCTGCGGTCCGGGCACGAGCTGGGGATCGACCCGGACCGCGTGTACCCGATCGCGTCGCTGGTCAAGGTCCCCCTGGCGGCGGCGACCCTGGAGCGCATCCGCCGCGGCGAACTGGACGGCGCGACGCAGCTGGAGGTCGAGCCCGGCGGGGTCACCACGCCCGGCCCGATCGGGCTGACGCGATTCCGCCACCCGGCCCGCATCGCCGTCGACGACCTGCTGTACCTGAGCACGGCGCTGAGCGACGGCGTGGCGGCCGACGTCCTGTTCGGGCTCACCCCGGCCGACTCGGTCTTGCGCACGCTTGAGGGTTGGGGTCTGCGCGGCATCGCCGTGCGCCACCTGATGGCGGACCTGGTCGACACCCCGGCCGAGCGGTTCGACGCCGGCGAGGTGGACCTGGCGCACGCGCTGGCGATCGGCGCGGGCACGGCCGGGCAAGGGCACCGGCTGGCCCAGCTGGACGTCACGCGCGCGAACGCGGCGTCGGCGCGGGGCGTGCTCGAGCTGCTGCAGGCGCTGTGGACGCCGTCGAAGATCGACCCGTCGGTGGCGGCGGGCGTGCGGGAGCTGATGGCGCACAACGTGATCCGCCACCGGCTGACCCCGGACTTCGCCTCGGACGCGGCCCGGTGGTCGTCGAAGACGGGGACGCTGCTGAACCTGCGGCACGAGGCCGGGGTGGTCGAGCACGCGGACGGGCGGGTGTTCGGGGTGGTGGCGCTGACGGAGTCGCGGGTCCCGGCGGTCCTCCAGCCCGAGGCGGACGTGCTGATGGCCCGCGTGGCCCGGGCCCTGCGCGATCATCTGCGCGGGGAATGA